A portion of the Cygnus olor isolate bCygOlo1 chromosome 15, bCygOlo1.pri.v2, whole genome shotgun sequence genome contains these proteins:
- the C15H16orf96 gene encoding uncharacterized protein C16orf96 homolog isoform X5: MSVSVRLAELADVAFRTPNSGSVNAGALHLLLRGLLEHLRPQDASTQVSEDERGLLEPGAGAGGRPRALLLQAEGQPGCPGGSPGTAELPTPRQDVGRPGTDSWQTAQLTKRMEVIEEGMTKVTDKLQAMLTTSCSLKTTIEAFQEELQLLKDNFQKAGLEELRERAAQQDKHSNLLQNILGQMAEVRRELGNFPWQAGVLCSLCRVPTGELSSQELSPEAPQEPAQEAPCRLSWLPERHVAVETCISCHENQLQQRADLGTLKDVATRLEKVQGEVKHLEDKGEKGPDFGREVLSQVGQLQEQCTRLQEAAERLWADTEGTQAPLPPSEVHLLRQTPGRGPKAALGDSPEGQPAPPVSSSQRRWHQPHGTAAAGEGEQREQPGQPGPRESHQATVRLQLPRHRLSLRSPCRFHLPERSSGSFGHRRGHLQGQAELAGCQREHRPGQGLPRNKVPPAPCPARCGENVSHPQVWQPLRVPVLVCCHADEDCLLGGPVAGRCRWQDSRRLSCPGGL; encoded by the exons ATGAGCGTCTCGGTCAGGCTGGCGGAGCTGGCGGACGTCGCCTTCCGCACGCCCAACAGCGGCAGCGTCAACGCCGGCgccctccacctcctcctgcgCGGCCTCCTGGAGCACCTGCGCCCGCAGGATGCCTCCACGCAGGTCTCGGAGGACGAGAGGGGCCTCCTcgagcccggggctggggctggggggaggccCCGcgccctcctcctgcaggcGGAGGGGCAGCCAGGCTGCCCCGGCGGGTCCCCGGGCACCGCGGAGCTGCCGACCCCCAGGCAGGACGTAGGCAGGCCAGGCACCGACTCATGGCAAACGGCGCAGCTGACCAAGAGGATGGAGGTGATCGAGGAGGGGATGACGAAG GTCACAGACAAGCTACAGGCGAtgctcaccaccagctgctCTCTGAAAACCACCATCGAGGCCttccaggaggagctgcagctcctgaagGACAATTTCCAGAAG GCTGGTCTGGAGGAGCTGCGAGAGCGGGCGGCACAGCAGGACAAGCACAGCAACCTCCTGCAGAACATCCTGGGCCAAATG GCAGAGGTGCGGCGGGAGCTGGGCAACTTCCCCTGGCAGGCTGGTGTGCTGTGCTCGCTCTGCAGGGTGCCCACTGGCGAG CTTTCCAGCCAGGAGCTCAGCCCTGAGGCCCCCCAGGAGCCAGCCCAGGAGGCACCGTGCAGGCTGAGCTGGCTGCCGGAGCGGCACGTGGCCGTGGAGACCTGCATCAGCTGCCACGAgaaccagctccagcagcgTG CAGATTTGGGGACCCTGAAGGATGTGGCCACCCGACTGGAGAAGGTGCAAGGCGAAGTAAAGCACCTGGAGGACAAAGGAGAGAAG GGGCCAGATTTTggcagggaggtgctgagccaggtggggcagctgcaggagcaatGTACGAGACTCCAAGAGGCTGCAGAGCGGCTGTGGGCTGACACCGAGGGCACCCAG GCACCACTTCCACCCAGTGAAGTGCATCTCCTGCGACAGACCCCTGGCCGTGGCCCCAAGGCC GCACTTGGTGACAGTCCGGAAGGCCAGCCTGCACCTCCAGTCTCGTCCAGCCAGCGCCGGTGGCACCAACCGCATGGCACAGCAGCTGCCGGGGAG GGAGAACAAAGGGAGCAACCAGGCCAGCCGGGGCCCCGTGAGTCCCACCAGGCCACTGTCCGCCTCCAGCTCCCTCGCCACCGCCTGTCCCTTCGGAGCCCCTGCAGATTTCACCTGCCAGAAC GGTCAAGTGGATCTTTTGGGCATCGACGGGGTCATCTACAAGGGCAGGCTGAGCTCGCAGGCTGCCAACGGGAACATCGCCCTGGGCAGGGACTTCCCAG GAACAAagtccccccagccccctgcccagcacgCTGCGGAGAAAACGTGTCGCACCCTCAAGTATGGCAGCCACTACGTGTCCCCGTACTCGT GTGCTGCCATGCGGACGAGGACTGTCTCCTCGGGGGGCCGGTGGCAGGCCGCTGCAGGTGGCAGGACAGCCGGCGTCTGAGCTGCCCGGGGGGGCTGTGA
- the C15H16orf96 gene encoding uncharacterized protein C16orf96 homolog isoform X2, which translates to MSVSVRLAELADVAFRTPNSGSVNAGALHLLLRGLLEHLRPQDASTQVSEDERGLLEPGAGAGGRPRALLLQAEGQPGCPGGSPGTAELPTPRQDVGRPGTDSWQTAQLTKRMEVIEEGMTKVTDKLQAMLTTSCSLKTTIEAFQEELQLLKDNFQKAGLEELRERAAQQDKHSNLLQNILGQMAEVRRELGNFPWQAGVLCSLCRVPTGELSSQELSPEAPQEPAQEAPCRLSWLPERHVAVETCISCHENQLQQRDLGTLKDVATRLEKVQGEVKHLEDKGEKGPDFGREVLSQVGQLQEQCTRLQEAAERLWADTEGTQKADEAVLETKVSQDELQRAMAQLSEMMQDLLQRMSLHGQARRKALELVSEMDSEAQWEQAWRLSKQCHCQGPCFDTSGPAGLKRHHFHPVKCISCDRPLAVAPRPHLVTVRKASLHLQSRPASAGGTNRMAQQLPGRENKGSNQASRGPVSPTRPLSASSSLATACPFGAPADFTCQNGQVDLLGIDGVIYKGRLSSQAANGNIALGRDFPGTKSPQPPAQHAAEKTCRTLKYGSHYVSPYSCAAMRTRTVSSGGRWQAAAGGRTAGV; encoded by the exons ATGAGCGTCTCGGTCAGGCTGGCGGAGCTGGCGGACGTCGCCTTCCGCACGCCCAACAGCGGCAGCGTCAACGCCGGCgccctccacctcctcctgcgCGGCCTCCTGGAGCACCTGCGCCCGCAGGATGCCTCCACGCAGGTCTCGGAGGACGAGAGGGGCCTCCTcgagcccggggctggggctggggggaggccCCGcgccctcctcctgcaggcGGAGGGGCAGCCAGGCTGCCCCGGCGGGTCCCCGGGCACCGCGGAGCTGCCGACCCCCAGGCAGGACGTAGGCAGGCCAGGCACCGACTCATGGCAAACGGCGCAGCTGACCAAGAGGATGGAGGTGATCGAGGAGGGGATGACGAAG GTCACAGACAAGCTACAGGCGAtgctcaccaccagctgctCTCTGAAAACCACCATCGAGGCCttccaggaggagctgcagctcctgaagGACAATTTCCAGAAG GCTGGTCTGGAGGAGCTGCGAGAGCGGGCGGCACAGCAGGACAAGCACAGCAACCTCCTGCAGAACATCCTGGGCCAAATG GCAGAGGTGCGGCGGGAGCTGGGCAACTTCCCCTGGCAGGCTGGTGTGCTGTGCTCGCTCTGCAGGGTGCCCACTGGCGAG CTTTCCAGCCAGGAGCTCAGCCCTGAGGCCCCCCAGGAGCCAGCCCAGGAGGCACCGTGCAGGCTGAGCTGGCTGCCGGAGCGGCACGTGGCCGTGGAGACCTGCATCAGCTGCCACGAgaaccagctccagcagcgTG ATTTGGGGACCCTGAAGGATGTGGCCACCCGACTGGAGAAGGTGCAAGGCGAAGTAAAGCACCTGGAGGACAAAGGAGAGAAG GGGCCAGATTTTggcagggaggtgctgagccaggtggggcagctgcaggagcaatGTACGAGACTCCAAGAGGCTGCAGAGCGGCTGTGGGCTGACACCGAGGGCACCCAG AAAGCAGACGAGGCCGTGCTGGAGACCAAAGTGAGCCAGGACGAGTTGCAACGCGCCATGGCCCAGCTGAGCGAGATGATGCAGGACCTGCTGCAGAGGATGTCCCTGCACGGCCAGGCCAGGCGTAAAGCCCTGGAGCTCGTCAGTGAGATGGACTCCGAG GCACAGTGGGAGCAGGCTTGGAGGCTCAGCAAGCAGTGCCACTGCCAGGGGCCCTGCTTTGATACCAGCGGTCCCGCCGGCCTCAAGAG GCACCACTTCCACCCAGTGAAGTGCATCTCCTGCGACAGACCCCTGGCCGTGGCCCCAAGGCC GCACTTGGTGACAGTCCGGAAGGCCAGCCTGCACCTCCAGTCTCGTCCAGCCAGCGCCGGTGGCACCAACCGCATGGCACAGCAGCTGCCGGGGAG GGAGAACAAAGGGAGCAACCAGGCCAGCCGGGGCCCCGTGAGTCCCACCAGGCCACTGTCCGCCTCCAGCTCCCTCGCCACCGCCTGTCCCTTCGGAGCCCCTGCAGATTTCACCTGCCAGAAC GGTCAAGTGGATCTTTTGGGCATCGACGGGGTCATCTACAAGGGCAGGCTGAGCTCGCAGGCTGCCAACGGGAACATCGCCCTGGGCAGGGACTTCCCAG GAACAAagtccccccagccccctgcccagcacgCTGCGGAGAAAACGTGTCGCACCCTCAAGTATGGCAGCCACTACGTGTCCCCGTACTCGT GTGCTGCCATGCGGACGAGGACTGTCTCCTCGGGGGGCCGGTGGCAGGCCGCTGCAGGTGGCAGGACAGCCGGCGTCTGA
- the C15H16orf96 gene encoding uncharacterized protein C16orf96 homolog isoform X6 translates to MSVSVRLAELADVAFRTPNSGSVNAGALHLLLRGLLEHLRPQDASTQVSEDERGLLEPGAGAGGRPRALLLQAEGQPGCPGGSPGTAELPTPRQDVGRPGTDSWQTAQLTKRMEVIEEGMTKVTDKLQAMLTTSCSLKTTIEAFQEELQLLKDNFQKAGLEELRERAAQQDKHSNLLQNILGQMAEVRRELGNFPWQAGVLCSLCRVPTGELSSQELSPEAPQEPAQEAPCRLSWLPERHVAVETCISCHENQLQQRADLGTLKDVATRLEKVQGEVKHLEDKGEKGPDFGREVLSQVGQLQEQCTRLQEAAERLWADTEGTQAPLPPSEVHLLRQTPGRGPKAALGDSPEGQPAPPVSSSQRRWHQPHGTAAAGELPRHRLSLRSPCRFHLPERSSGSFGHRRGHLQGQAELAGCQREHRPGQGLPRNKVPPAPCPARCGENVSHPQVWQPLRVPVLVCCHADEDCLLGGPVAGRCRWQDSRRLSCPGGL, encoded by the exons ATGAGCGTCTCGGTCAGGCTGGCGGAGCTGGCGGACGTCGCCTTCCGCACGCCCAACAGCGGCAGCGTCAACGCCGGCgccctccacctcctcctgcgCGGCCTCCTGGAGCACCTGCGCCCGCAGGATGCCTCCACGCAGGTCTCGGAGGACGAGAGGGGCCTCCTcgagcccggggctggggctggggggaggccCCGcgccctcctcctgcaggcGGAGGGGCAGCCAGGCTGCCCCGGCGGGTCCCCGGGCACCGCGGAGCTGCCGACCCCCAGGCAGGACGTAGGCAGGCCAGGCACCGACTCATGGCAAACGGCGCAGCTGACCAAGAGGATGGAGGTGATCGAGGAGGGGATGACGAAG GTCACAGACAAGCTACAGGCGAtgctcaccaccagctgctCTCTGAAAACCACCATCGAGGCCttccaggaggagctgcagctcctgaagGACAATTTCCAGAAG GCTGGTCTGGAGGAGCTGCGAGAGCGGGCGGCACAGCAGGACAAGCACAGCAACCTCCTGCAGAACATCCTGGGCCAAATG GCAGAGGTGCGGCGGGAGCTGGGCAACTTCCCCTGGCAGGCTGGTGTGCTGTGCTCGCTCTGCAGGGTGCCCACTGGCGAG CTTTCCAGCCAGGAGCTCAGCCCTGAGGCCCCCCAGGAGCCAGCCCAGGAGGCACCGTGCAGGCTGAGCTGGCTGCCGGAGCGGCACGTGGCCGTGGAGACCTGCATCAGCTGCCACGAgaaccagctccagcagcgTG CAGATTTGGGGACCCTGAAGGATGTGGCCACCCGACTGGAGAAGGTGCAAGGCGAAGTAAAGCACCTGGAGGACAAAGGAGAGAAG GGGCCAGATTTTggcagggaggtgctgagccaggtggggcagctgcaggagcaatGTACGAGACTCCAAGAGGCTGCAGAGCGGCTGTGGGCTGACACCGAGGGCACCCAG GCACCACTTCCACCCAGTGAAGTGCATCTCCTGCGACAGACCCCTGGCCGTGGCCCCAAGGCC GCACTTGGTGACAGTCCGGAAGGCCAGCCTGCACCTCCAGTCTCGTCCAGCCAGCGCCGGTGGCACCAACCGCATGGCACAGCAGCTGCCGGGGAG CTCCCTCGCCACCGCCTGTCCCTTCGGAGCCCCTGCAGATTTCACCTGCCAGAAC GGTCAAGTGGATCTTTTGGGCATCGACGGGGTCATCTACAAGGGCAGGCTGAGCTCGCAGGCTGCCAACGGGAACATCGCCCTGGGCAGGGACTTCCCAG GAACAAagtccccccagccccctgcccagcacgCTGCGGAGAAAACGTGTCGCACCCTCAAGTATGGCAGCCACTACGTGTCCCCGTACTCGT GTGCTGCCATGCGGACGAGGACTGTCTCCTCGGGGGGCCGGTGGCAGGCCGCTGCAGGTGGCAGGACAGCCGGCGTCTGAGCTGCCCGGGGGGGCTGTGA
- the C15H16orf96 gene encoding uncharacterized protein C16orf96 homolog isoform X4, whose translation MSVSVRLAELADVAFRTPNSGSVNAGALHLLLRGLLEHLRPQDASTQVSEDERGLLEPGAGAGGRPRALLLQAEGQPGCPGGSPGTAELPTPRQDVGRPGTDSWQTAQLTKRMEVIEEGMTKVTDKLQAMLTTSCSLKTTIEAFQEELQLLKDNFQKAGLEELRERAAQQDKHSNLLQNILGQMAEVRRELGNFPWQAGVLCSLCRVPTGELSSQELSPEAPQEPAQEAPCRLSWLPERHVAVETCISCHENQLQQRADLGTLKDVATRLEKVQGEVKHLEDKGEKGPDFGREVLSQVGQLQEQCTRLQEAAERLWADTEGTQAQWEQAWRLSKQCHCQGPCFDTSGPAGLKRHHFHPVKCISCDRPLAVAPRPHLVTVRKASLHLQSRPASAGGTNRMAQQLPGRENKGSNQASRGPVSPTRPLSASSSLATACPFGAPADFTCQNGQVDLLGIDGVIYKGRLSSQAANGNIALGRDFPGTKSPQPPAQHAAEKTCRTLKYGSHYVSPYSCAAMRTRTVSSGGRWQAAAGGRTAGV comes from the exons ATGAGCGTCTCGGTCAGGCTGGCGGAGCTGGCGGACGTCGCCTTCCGCACGCCCAACAGCGGCAGCGTCAACGCCGGCgccctccacctcctcctgcgCGGCCTCCTGGAGCACCTGCGCCCGCAGGATGCCTCCACGCAGGTCTCGGAGGACGAGAGGGGCCTCCTcgagcccggggctggggctggggggaggccCCGcgccctcctcctgcaggcGGAGGGGCAGCCAGGCTGCCCCGGCGGGTCCCCGGGCACCGCGGAGCTGCCGACCCCCAGGCAGGACGTAGGCAGGCCAGGCACCGACTCATGGCAAACGGCGCAGCTGACCAAGAGGATGGAGGTGATCGAGGAGGGGATGACGAAG GTCACAGACAAGCTACAGGCGAtgctcaccaccagctgctCTCTGAAAACCACCATCGAGGCCttccaggaggagctgcagctcctgaagGACAATTTCCAGAAG GCTGGTCTGGAGGAGCTGCGAGAGCGGGCGGCACAGCAGGACAAGCACAGCAACCTCCTGCAGAACATCCTGGGCCAAATG GCAGAGGTGCGGCGGGAGCTGGGCAACTTCCCCTGGCAGGCTGGTGTGCTGTGCTCGCTCTGCAGGGTGCCCACTGGCGAG CTTTCCAGCCAGGAGCTCAGCCCTGAGGCCCCCCAGGAGCCAGCCCAGGAGGCACCGTGCAGGCTGAGCTGGCTGCCGGAGCGGCACGTGGCCGTGGAGACCTGCATCAGCTGCCACGAgaaccagctccagcagcgTG CAGATTTGGGGACCCTGAAGGATGTGGCCACCCGACTGGAGAAGGTGCAAGGCGAAGTAAAGCACCTGGAGGACAAAGGAGAGAAG GGGCCAGATTTTggcagggaggtgctgagccaggtggggcagctgcaggagcaatGTACGAGACTCCAAGAGGCTGCAGAGCGGCTGTGGGCTGACACCGAGGGCACCCAG GCACAGTGGGAGCAGGCTTGGAGGCTCAGCAAGCAGTGCCACTGCCAGGGGCCCTGCTTTGATACCAGCGGTCCCGCCGGCCTCAAGAG GCACCACTTCCACCCAGTGAAGTGCATCTCCTGCGACAGACCCCTGGCCGTGGCCCCAAGGCC GCACTTGGTGACAGTCCGGAAGGCCAGCCTGCACCTCCAGTCTCGTCCAGCCAGCGCCGGTGGCACCAACCGCATGGCACAGCAGCTGCCGGGGAG GGAGAACAAAGGGAGCAACCAGGCCAGCCGGGGCCCCGTGAGTCCCACCAGGCCACTGTCCGCCTCCAGCTCCCTCGCCACCGCCTGTCCCTTCGGAGCCCCTGCAGATTTCACCTGCCAGAAC GGTCAAGTGGATCTTTTGGGCATCGACGGGGTCATCTACAAGGGCAGGCTGAGCTCGCAGGCTGCCAACGGGAACATCGCCCTGGGCAGGGACTTCCCAG GAACAAagtccccccagccccctgcccagcacgCTGCGGAGAAAACGTGTCGCACCCTCAAGTATGGCAGCCACTACGTGTCCCCGTACTCGT GTGCTGCCATGCGGACGAGGACTGTCTCCTCGGGGGGCCGGTGGCAGGCCGCTGCAGGTGGCAGGACAGCCGGCGTCTGA
- the C15H16orf96 gene encoding uncharacterized protein C16orf96 homolog isoform X1, translated as MSVSVRLAELADVAFRTPNSGSVNAGALHLLLRGLLEHLRPQDASTQVSEDERGLLEPGAGAGGRPRALLLQAEGQPGCPGGSPGTAELPTPRQDVGRPGTDSWQTAQLTKRMEVIEEGMTKVTDKLQAMLTTSCSLKTTIEAFQEELQLLKDNFQKAGLEELRERAAQQDKHSNLLQNILGQMAEVRRELGNFPWQAGVLCSLCRVPTGELSSQELSPEAPQEPAQEAPCRLSWLPERHVAVETCISCHENQLQQRADLGTLKDVATRLEKVQGEVKHLEDKGEKGPDFGREVLSQVGQLQEQCTRLQEAAERLWADTEGTQKADEAVLETKVSQDELQRAMAQLSEMMQDLLQRMSLHGQARRKALELVSEMDSEAQWEQAWRLSKQCHCQGPCFDTSGPAGLKRHHFHPVKCISCDRPLAVAPRPHLVTVRKASLHLQSRPASAGGTNRMAQQLPGRENKGSNQASRGPVSPTRPLSASSSLATACPFGAPADFTCQNGQVDLLGIDGVIYKGRLSSQAANGNIALGRDFPGTKSPQPPAQHAAEKTCRTLKYGSHYVSPYSCAAMRTRTVSSGGRWQAAAGGRTAGV; from the exons ATGAGCGTCTCGGTCAGGCTGGCGGAGCTGGCGGACGTCGCCTTCCGCACGCCCAACAGCGGCAGCGTCAACGCCGGCgccctccacctcctcctgcgCGGCCTCCTGGAGCACCTGCGCCCGCAGGATGCCTCCACGCAGGTCTCGGAGGACGAGAGGGGCCTCCTcgagcccggggctggggctggggggaggccCCGcgccctcctcctgcaggcGGAGGGGCAGCCAGGCTGCCCCGGCGGGTCCCCGGGCACCGCGGAGCTGCCGACCCCCAGGCAGGACGTAGGCAGGCCAGGCACCGACTCATGGCAAACGGCGCAGCTGACCAAGAGGATGGAGGTGATCGAGGAGGGGATGACGAAG GTCACAGACAAGCTACAGGCGAtgctcaccaccagctgctCTCTGAAAACCACCATCGAGGCCttccaggaggagctgcagctcctgaagGACAATTTCCAGAAG GCTGGTCTGGAGGAGCTGCGAGAGCGGGCGGCACAGCAGGACAAGCACAGCAACCTCCTGCAGAACATCCTGGGCCAAATG GCAGAGGTGCGGCGGGAGCTGGGCAACTTCCCCTGGCAGGCTGGTGTGCTGTGCTCGCTCTGCAGGGTGCCCACTGGCGAG CTTTCCAGCCAGGAGCTCAGCCCTGAGGCCCCCCAGGAGCCAGCCCAGGAGGCACCGTGCAGGCTGAGCTGGCTGCCGGAGCGGCACGTGGCCGTGGAGACCTGCATCAGCTGCCACGAgaaccagctccagcagcgTG CAGATTTGGGGACCCTGAAGGATGTGGCCACCCGACTGGAGAAGGTGCAAGGCGAAGTAAAGCACCTGGAGGACAAAGGAGAGAAG GGGCCAGATTTTggcagggaggtgctgagccaggtggggcagctgcaggagcaatGTACGAGACTCCAAGAGGCTGCAGAGCGGCTGTGGGCTGACACCGAGGGCACCCAG AAAGCAGACGAGGCCGTGCTGGAGACCAAAGTGAGCCAGGACGAGTTGCAACGCGCCATGGCCCAGCTGAGCGAGATGATGCAGGACCTGCTGCAGAGGATGTCCCTGCACGGCCAGGCCAGGCGTAAAGCCCTGGAGCTCGTCAGTGAGATGGACTCCGAG GCACAGTGGGAGCAGGCTTGGAGGCTCAGCAAGCAGTGCCACTGCCAGGGGCCCTGCTTTGATACCAGCGGTCCCGCCGGCCTCAAGAG GCACCACTTCCACCCAGTGAAGTGCATCTCCTGCGACAGACCCCTGGCCGTGGCCCCAAGGCC GCACTTGGTGACAGTCCGGAAGGCCAGCCTGCACCTCCAGTCTCGTCCAGCCAGCGCCGGTGGCACCAACCGCATGGCACAGCAGCTGCCGGGGAG GGAGAACAAAGGGAGCAACCAGGCCAGCCGGGGCCCCGTGAGTCCCACCAGGCCACTGTCCGCCTCCAGCTCCCTCGCCACCGCCTGTCCCTTCGGAGCCCCTGCAGATTTCACCTGCCAGAAC GGTCAAGTGGATCTTTTGGGCATCGACGGGGTCATCTACAAGGGCAGGCTGAGCTCGCAGGCTGCCAACGGGAACATCGCCCTGGGCAGGGACTTCCCAG GAACAAagtccccccagccccctgcccagcacgCTGCGGAGAAAACGTGTCGCACCCTCAAGTATGGCAGCCACTACGTGTCCCCGTACTCGT GTGCTGCCATGCGGACGAGGACTGTCTCCTCGGGGGGCCGGTGGCAGGCCGCTGCAGGTGGCAGGACAGCCGGCGTCTGA
- the C15H16orf96 gene encoding uncharacterized protein C16orf96 homolog isoform X3, whose amino-acid sequence MSVSVRLAELADVAFRTPNSGSVNAGALHLLLRGLLEHLRPQDASTQVSEDERGLLEPGAGAGGRPRALLLQAEGQPGCPGGSPGTAELPTPRQDVGRPGTDSWQTAQLTKRMEVIEEGMTKVTDKLQAMLTTSCSLKTTIEAFQEELQLLKDNFQKAGLEELRERAAQQDKHSNLLQNILGQMAEVRRELGNFPWQAGVLCSLCRVPTGELSSQELSPEAPQEPAQEAPCRLSWLPERHVAVETCISCHENQLQQRADLGTLKDVATRLEKVQGEVKHLEDKGEKGPDFGREVLSQVGQLQEQCTRLQEAAERLWADTEGTQKADEAVLETKVSQDELQRAMAQLSEMMQDLLQRMSLHGQARRKALELVSEMDSEAQWEQAWRLSKQCHCQGPCFDTSGPAGLKRHHFHPVKCISCDRPLAVAPRPHLVTVRKASLHLQSRPASAGGTNRMAQQLPGSSLATACPFGAPADFTCQNGQVDLLGIDGVIYKGRLSSQAANGNIALGRDFPGTKSPQPPAQHAAEKTCRTLKYGSHYVSPYSCAAMRTRTVSSGGRWQAAAGGRTAGV is encoded by the exons ATGAGCGTCTCGGTCAGGCTGGCGGAGCTGGCGGACGTCGCCTTCCGCACGCCCAACAGCGGCAGCGTCAACGCCGGCgccctccacctcctcctgcgCGGCCTCCTGGAGCACCTGCGCCCGCAGGATGCCTCCACGCAGGTCTCGGAGGACGAGAGGGGCCTCCTcgagcccggggctggggctggggggaggccCCGcgccctcctcctgcaggcGGAGGGGCAGCCAGGCTGCCCCGGCGGGTCCCCGGGCACCGCGGAGCTGCCGACCCCCAGGCAGGACGTAGGCAGGCCAGGCACCGACTCATGGCAAACGGCGCAGCTGACCAAGAGGATGGAGGTGATCGAGGAGGGGATGACGAAG GTCACAGACAAGCTACAGGCGAtgctcaccaccagctgctCTCTGAAAACCACCATCGAGGCCttccaggaggagctgcagctcctgaagGACAATTTCCAGAAG GCTGGTCTGGAGGAGCTGCGAGAGCGGGCGGCACAGCAGGACAAGCACAGCAACCTCCTGCAGAACATCCTGGGCCAAATG GCAGAGGTGCGGCGGGAGCTGGGCAACTTCCCCTGGCAGGCTGGTGTGCTGTGCTCGCTCTGCAGGGTGCCCACTGGCGAG CTTTCCAGCCAGGAGCTCAGCCCTGAGGCCCCCCAGGAGCCAGCCCAGGAGGCACCGTGCAGGCTGAGCTGGCTGCCGGAGCGGCACGTGGCCGTGGAGACCTGCATCAGCTGCCACGAgaaccagctccagcagcgTG CAGATTTGGGGACCCTGAAGGATGTGGCCACCCGACTGGAGAAGGTGCAAGGCGAAGTAAAGCACCTGGAGGACAAAGGAGAGAAG GGGCCAGATTTTggcagggaggtgctgagccaggtggggcagctgcaggagcaatGTACGAGACTCCAAGAGGCTGCAGAGCGGCTGTGGGCTGACACCGAGGGCACCCAG AAAGCAGACGAGGCCGTGCTGGAGACCAAAGTGAGCCAGGACGAGTTGCAACGCGCCATGGCCCAGCTGAGCGAGATGATGCAGGACCTGCTGCAGAGGATGTCCCTGCACGGCCAGGCCAGGCGTAAAGCCCTGGAGCTCGTCAGTGAGATGGACTCCGAG GCACAGTGGGAGCAGGCTTGGAGGCTCAGCAAGCAGTGCCACTGCCAGGGGCCCTGCTTTGATACCAGCGGTCCCGCCGGCCTCAAGAG GCACCACTTCCACCCAGTGAAGTGCATCTCCTGCGACAGACCCCTGGCCGTGGCCCCAAGGCC GCACTTGGTGACAGTCCGGAAGGCCAGCCTGCACCTCCAGTCTCGTCCAGCCAGCGCCGGTGGCACCAACCGCATGGCACAGCAGCTGCCGGGGAG CTCCCTCGCCACCGCCTGTCCCTTCGGAGCCCCTGCAGATTTCACCTGCCAGAAC GGTCAAGTGGATCTTTTGGGCATCGACGGGGTCATCTACAAGGGCAGGCTGAGCTCGCAGGCTGCCAACGGGAACATCGCCCTGGGCAGGGACTTCCCAG GAACAAagtccccccagccccctgcccagcacgCTGCGGAGAAAACGTGTCGCACCCTCAAGTATGGCAGCCACTACGTGTCCCCGTACTCGT GTGCTGCCATGCGGACGAGGACTGTCTCCTCGGGGGGCCGGTGGCAGGCCGCTGCAGGTGGCAGGACAGCCGGCGTCTGA
- the UBALD1 gene encoding UBA-like domain-containing protein 1, with protein sequence MDELKHQVMINQFVLAAGCAADQAKQLLQAAHWQFETALSAFFQETNIPYSHHHQMMCTPANTPATPPNFPDALTMFSRLKASESFNSSSPVASMATSPPPPAPPLPQHGAFNPAWPAASPPGQQQSMWTPAPPVQPAGWPAAVSQQATAEQKANVTMEAER encoded by the exons atGGACGAGCTCAAGCACCAGGTGATGATCAACCAGTTCGTGCTGGCGGCCGGCTGCGCCGCCGACCAggccaagcagctgctgcaggcggCGCACTGGCAGTTCGAG actgctctcagtgctttttttcaagaaacaaatATCCCCTACAGCCACCACCATCAGATG ATGTGCACTCCCGCCAACACGCCGGCCACGCCGCCCAACTTCCCCGACGCCCTCACCATGTTCTCCCGCCTCAAGGCTTCCGAGAgcttcaacagcagcagccccgtggcCTCCATGGCGacctccccgccgcccccggccccgccgctgccccaGCACGGGGCCTTCAACCCCGCCTGGCCCGCGGCCTCCCCGCCcggccagcagcagagcatgtGGACTCCGGCCCCCCCGGTGCAGCCCGCGGGCTGGCCTGCCGCCGTCTCGCAGCAGGCCACGGCAGAACAGAAGGCCAACGTGACCATGGAGGCAGAGAGATGA